In a single window of the Littorina saxatilis isolate snail1 linkage group LG5, US_GU_Lsax_2.0, whole genome shotgun sequence genome:
- the LOC138967406 gene encoding uncharacterized protein, giving the protein MDRRLPFHVVVLVLCTNSVTAFFPLPSITTTDSTHDNNTGGVSGESCTKIGRRCLTGIDCLDKECVCPPGQKGNGEIECVDNENLLCTVSADPHLHSYGLSRTDVDLPCRYRLTRYVTEHRTAATPHSFCSVEVYAINELNMGQYYVRSVSISLGVTDSGQQVHHQFEVRKFGVSEDQIFKFLSNVTKTQALWGFAQHENVNGVDVYPTFDEENNFAVLWVPECATRIKYRGYDRSQHRQHQVPGISIMAPPDSKFLPTYGNYPHSLCGTSTDNETLYAVRATELGLFNKNLGVIYDILTEKAPQSDNPARQNCETAMDTFETSANKTRDLNACGDILIRRKVRKCTVDDKGVQPIEAFISCLKYMQFTASTSDCSLLVALINDCDKQWIGSPVVCP; this is encoded by the exons A TGGACAGAAGGCTGCCATTCCACGTCGTCGTGTTAGTGCTGTGTACGAACAGTGTGACCGCCTTCTTCCCTTTGCCTTCCATCACCACTACTGACAGCACTCATGACAATAATACAGGGGGag TTTCCGGTGAGTCGTGCACCAAGATCGGCCGCCGCTGTCTGACCGGCATAGACTGCCTGGACAAGGAGTGCGTCTGTCCGCCCGGCCAGAAGGGCAACGGGGAAATAGAATGCGTGGACAACG aaaacCTTCTGTGTACGGTGTCTGCCGATCCACATCTCCATAGTTACGGCCTATCCCGCACTGATGTCGACCTGCCCTGCCGTTATCGTCTCACCAG GTACGTGACAGAACACCGAACGGCGGCCACGCCTCACTCGTTCTGCTCGGTGGAGGTGTACGCGATCAACGAGCTGAATATGGGTCAGTATTACGTGCGGAGTGTCAGCATCTCGTTGGGCGTCACGGACAGCGGTCAGCAGGTCCATCACCAGTTTGAGGTCCGCAAATTCGGCGTCAGCGAAGACCAGATCTTCAAA TTCCTGTCCAACGTGACGAAGACACAGGCGCTGTGGGGATTCGCACAACACGAGAACGTGAATGGGGTGGATGTATATCCCACGTTCGACGAGGAGAACAACTTCGCCGTGCTGTGGGTACCTGAGTGCGCCACCCGTATTAAGTACCGCGGATACGACCGCTCCCAGCACAGACAGCATCAGGTACCTGGCATCTCTATCATGGCCCCACCCGACTCGAAA tttttGCCGACCTACGGCAACTACCCGCACTCATTGTGTGGCACGTCCACTGACAACGAGACTCTGTACGCCGTCAGAGCTACTGAGCTGGGTCTCTTCAACAAAAACCTGGGAGTGATCTACGATATACTGACAGAAAAGGCTCCTCAGAG TGACAATCCCGCAAGACAGAACTGTGAGACCGCCATGGACACCTTTGAGACTTCTGCCAACAAGACACGGGACCTGAACGCTTGTGGAGACATTCTCATCAGA AGAAAAGTGCGCAAGTGCACCGTGGACGACAAGGGCGTGCAACCCATCGAAGCCTTCATCTCGTGTCTCAAGTACATGCAGTTCACAGCTTCCACATCTGACTGCTCGCTTCTTGTCGCCCTCATCAATGACTGCGACAAGCAGTGGATAGGATCTCCTGTTGTCTGCCCGTAG